A region from the Triticum urartu cultivar G1812 chromosome 1, Tu2.1, whole genome shotgun sequence genome encodes:
- the LOC125538225 gene encoding uncharacterized protein LOC125538225 — protein sequence MAFLGGSLRVTRSIGSRKMMEGKSHGGPGSWRQAPAPVRQLFWRVRRAMLRPKRRAVRFGYDLKSYSHNFDDGLVPAHRL from the coding sequence ATGGCGTTTCTGGGAGGATCATTGCGCGTCACAAGGAGCATCGGCAGCCGGAAGATGATGGAGGGGAAGAGCCACGGCGGGCCGGGGTCGTGGCGGCAGGCACCGGCGCCCGTGAGGCAGTTGTTCTGGAGGGTGAGGCGCGCCATGCTGCGCCCGAAGCGCCGCGCCGTGAGATTCGGATACGACCTCAAGAGCTACTCCCACAACTTCGATGACGGCCTCGTCCCTGCTCACCGCCTGTAG